One window from the genome of Leucobacter aridicollis encodes:
- the dnaB gene encoding replicative DNA helicase translates to MSIAHLGIASPDEEQRGGDYERTPPYDLLAEQSAIGGMLLSKDAVADVTGVLRGSDFYVPKHEVIYESVLSLYSQGEPTDVITVTDALSKSGDLQRAGGAEYLHTLTSIVPTAANAGFYADIVGEKALLRRLVEAGTRIVQMGYAGEGEALDLVNVAQSEIYGVTGESQSEDYVPLSLAVDAAMEEIHKATSQPDGMLGVPTGFSELDAMTNGFAGGQMIIIAARPAMGKSTLALDVARHASVHALAPTVFFSLEMGRAEIAMRLLAAEASIPMQTLRKGALDSRDFQKLAATQARISESPLYIDDSPNLTLVEIRAKCRRLKQQHGLKMVVIDYLQLLSSGKKVESRQQEVSEFSRALKLLSKELDVPVIALSQLNRASEQRADKMPAISDLRESGSLEQDADMVILLHREAASDRDHPRAGEADFILAKQRNGPTGTVTVAFQGHYSRFQDMPQGM, encoded by the coding sequence TTGTCCATCGCACACCTGGGTATCGCGTCGCCTGACGAAGAACAGCGCGGCGGCGATTACGAGCGCACCCCGCCATACGACCTGCTCGCGGAGCAGAGCGCGATCGGTGGCATGCTGCTGTCCAAGGACGCTGTGGCTGACGTCACTGGTGTGCTGCGCGGCTCAGACTTCTACGTGCCAAAGCACGAAGTTATCTACGAGTCGGTGCTGTCGCTTTACTCCCAGGGCGAGCCGACCGACGTTATCACCGTCACCGACGCGCTTTCAAAGTCTGGCGATCTGCAGCGGGCGGGTGGCGCCGAGTACCTCCACACACTGACGAGCATCGTTCCGACCGCCGCCAACGCGGGTTTCTATGCGGACATCGTGGGCGAGAAGGCGCTCCTTCGCCGCCTCGTCGAGGCCGGTACCCGCATCGTGCAGATGGGATACGCGGGCGAGGGTGAAGCTCTCGACCTTGTGAATGTCGCCCAGTCAGAGATTTATGGCGTCACGGGTGAGTCGCAGAGCGAAGACTACGTGCCGCTCTCGCTCGCAGTGGATGCCGCGATGGAGGAGATCCACAAGGCGACCTCGCAGCCAGACGGCATGCTCGGAGTGCCAACCGGCTTCAGCGAGCTCGATGCGATGACGAATGGTTTTGCCGGCGGCCAGATGATCATCATCGCCGCGCGACCCGCGATGGGTAAGTCAACGCTTGCGCTCGACGTGGCCCGCCACGCCTCCGTGCACGCCCTGGCTCCGACGGTCTTCTTCTCGCTCGAGATGGGTCGCGCCGAGATCGCGATGCGTTTGCTCGCGGCCGAAGCTTCCATCCCGATGCAGACCCTGCGTAAGGGCGCCCTCGACAGCCGCGACTTCCAAAAGCTCGCGGCCACGCAGGCGCGCATCTCAGAGTCGCCGCTGTACATTGACGACAGCCCGAACCTCACGCTCGTTGAGATCCGTGCGAAGTGCCGACGGCTGAAGCAGCAGCACGGCCTCAAGATGGTCGTCATTGACTACCTGCAGCTGCTGTCAAGCGGTAAGAAAGTTGAGAGCCGACAGCAGGAGGTCAGCGAGTTCTCGCGTGCGCTGAAGCTGCTCTCGAAAGAGCTTGACGTCCCGGTCATCGCGCTGTCCCAGCTCAACCGTGCGTCTGAGCAGCGTGCCGACAAGATGCCCGCGATCAGCGACCTTCGCGAGTCGGGCTCGCTCGAGCAAGACGCCGACATGGTGATCCTGCTTCACCGTGAGGCTGCAAGCGACCGCGACCATCCGCGCGCTGGCGAGGCTGACTTCATTCTGGCGAAGCAGCGTAACGGGCCCACCGGCACTGTCACCGTTGCCTTCCAGGGCCACTACTCGCGCTTCCAGGACATGCCCCAGGGAATGTAG
- a CDS encoding thiamine pyrophosphate-dependent enzyme, with product MSQTPKLAVNMVDPEPIRFLDAEGRYSPSSSAADYAAELDGVGIEDFKQWYRDMVETRAFDTEATHLQRQGQLALWVPSIGQEGCQVGLAHATEPQDHIFPAYREHTVAKVRGVSFVELLKLFRGFTHGGWDVTDPANGNFHLYTLVLAAQAQHASGYALGQLLDAKLRVGTAAMDAGERGIATGEATMAFYGDGTSSQGDANEAMIFAASYQTPAVFVVQNNGWAISVPFERQSRTPLYRRALGFGIRAVQIDGNDPLAAYAVGRRFMRLAREGAGPGYIEALTYRIGAHTTSDDPTRYREKSELEEWRDRDPVARMEAYLREQGVDDAFFAEVAEVADREAKRVRDAILQLPPPDADSMFANVYTEAHPRIEEQRAWLERYESSFEAGEEISA from the coding sequence ATGAGCCAGACCCCAAAGCTCGCCGTTAACATGGTGGATCCAGAGCCGATTCGCTTCCTAGACGCCGAAGGTCGGTACTCCCCGTCAAGCTCCGCAGCAGACTACGCAGCGGAGCTTGACGGCGTTGGTATCGAAGATTTCAAGCAGTGGTACCGCGACATGGTCGAAACCCGTGCGTTCGACACGGAGGCGACCCACCTGCAGCGCCAAGGGCAGCTCGCCCTGTGGGTTCCAAGCATCGGGCAAGAGGGCTGCCAGGTCGGCCTCGCGCACGCCACCGAGCCGCAGGATCACATCTTCCCCGCATACCGCGAGCACACCGTCGCGAAGGTGCGCGGCGTGAGCTTTGTTGAACTGCTGAAACTGTTCCGTGGCTTCACGCACGGCGGGTGGGATGTCACGGATCCCGCGAACGGCAACTTCCACCTGTACACTCTCGTGCTTGCCGCGCAGGCGCAGCACGCGAGCGGATACGCACTTGGGCAGCTGCTCGACGCGAAGCTCCGGGTCGGCACTGCGGCGATGGACGCTGGCGAGCGGGGCATCGCGACAGGCGAAGCGACAATGGCGTTCTACGGCGATGGCACATCGAGCCAGGGCGACGCGAACGAAGCTATGATCTTCGCGGCGAGCTACCAGACCCCGGCGGTCTTCGTTGTCCAAAACAACGGCTGGGCGATCTCGGTGCCGTTCGAGCGGCAGAGCCGTACCCCGCTGTACCGCCGCGCACTCGGTTTCGGCATCCGCGCTGTGCAGATCGACGGCAACGACCCGCTCGCCGCGTACGCCGTCGGCCGCAGGTTCATGCGCCTCGCGCGCGAGGGGGCAGGCCCGGGCTACATCGAGGCACTGACCTACCGGATCGGGGCACACACGACGAGTGACGACCCGACGCGCTACCGTGAGAAGTCGGAACTCGAGGAGTGGCGAGATCGCGACCCGGTCGCGCGCATGGAGGCTTACCTGCGTGAGCAGGGAGTCGACGACGCATTCTTTGCCGAGGTGGCCGAGGTCGCCGATCGAGAGGCGAAGCGCGTGCGCGACGCGATCCTGCAGTTGCCGCCGCCTGACGCCGACTCGATGTTCGCGAACGTGTACACCGAGGCGCACCCGCGCATCGAAGAGCAGCGTGCCTGGCTCGAACGCTACGAATCTTCATTCGAGGCCGGCGAGGAGATTTCAGCATGA
- the ssb gene encoding single-stranded DNA-binding protein has product MAGEPLITVVGNLVADPEPRVSQAGKSWVTFRIASTPRVRDRQSGDWSDGEALWLGCRAYGEYADNIAASLTKGMRVIVQGRLTQRSYTDNQGQQRTSLDLEVEEVGPSLRFATAQVTRGAARGQVGGFGGAGGGQPQGQSGWAQPQQQQDNPWTNSGQGGSASNNSSDFGGGFDDEQPF; this is encoded by the coding sequence ATGGCCGGAGAGCCGCTGATCACTGTCGTCGGCAACCTTGTTGCCGATCCCGAGCCTCGCGTGAGTCAGGCCGGCAAGTCGTGGGTGACCTTCCGTATCGCCTCGACCCCGCGCGTGCGCGATCGCCAGTCCGGCGACTGGTCGGACGGCGAAGCGCTGTGGCTTGGCTGCCGCGCTTACGGTGAGTACGCCGACAATATTGCGGCTTCGCTCACGAAGGGCATGCGAGTCATTGTGCAGGGTCGCCTGACCCAGCGCAGCTACACCGACAACCAGGGCCAGCAGCGCACCTCACTCGACCTTGAGGTCGAAGAGGTTGGGCCGTCGCTCCGCTTCGCCACCGCACAGGTGACGCGAGGCGCTGCGCGTGGGCAGGTTGGCGGCTTCGGTGGCGCTGGTGGCGGTCAGCCCCAGGGTCAGTCGGGCTGGGCACAGCCCCAGCAGCAGCAGGATAACCCCTGGACCAATTCGGGCCAGGGCGGATCCGCGTCGAACAACTCCTCCGATTTCGGTGGCGGGTTCGACGACGAGCAGCCCTTCTAA
- a CDS encoding alpha-ketoacid dehydrogenase subunit beta, protein MTGAVATSTAPSVQTLTERTELPIARAINEGLRAAMAADEKVLLMGEDIGPLGGVFRVTDKLQADFGSARVLDTPLAEAGIVGNAIGLAMRGYRPVIEIQFEGFIFPAFNQIVTQLAKITNRHDGKVPMPIVIRVPYGGHIGAVEHHQESPEAYFAHTPGLRVVAPSTPNDAYWMIQQAIQSQDPVLFFEPKAKYWMKGEVDPTAPTAQLHDSRVAREGTDCTIVAFGAMVTAALEAAEVARAEGTSIEVVDLRSISPVDYAPLLESVRKTGRLVVAQEASGNVSLGSELAAHVAEHAFYSLQAPVLRVSGYDVPFPPARLEGMFLPDADRILEAVDRTMHY, encoded by the coding sequence ATGACCGGTGCAGTAGCAACATCCACGGCGCCCAGCGTCCAGACGCTCACCGAGCGCACGGAGCTGCCGATCGCGCGAGCCATCAACGAGGGCTTGCGGGCCGCGATGGCCGCCGACGAGAAGGTCTTGCTCATGGGCGAGGACATCGGCCCCCTGGGCGGCGTCTTCCGTGTCACCGACAAGCTTCAGGCCGATTTTGGATCGGCGCGCGTGCTCGACACCCCGCTCGCGGAGGCAGGCATCGTCGGCAACGCCATCGGGCTTGCGATGCGCGGCTACCGTCCGGTCATCGAGATCCAGTTCGAAGGCTTCATCTTCCCCGCGTTCAATCAGATCGTGACGCAGCTCGCGAAGATCACGAACCGGCACGACGGCAAGGTGCCGATGCCGATCGTCATTCGCGTCCCGTACGGCGGGCACATCGGCGCCGTCGAGCACCACCAGGAGAGCCCCGAAGCGTACTTCGCGCACACCCCGGGCCTGCGAGTCGTCGCTCCCTCAACGCCAAACGACGCCTACTGGATGATCCAGCAGGCGATCCAGTCGCAGGATCCAGTGCTGTTCTTCGAGCCGAAGGCAAAGTACTGGATGAAGGGTGAGGTCGATCCGACCGCTCCGACCGCGCAGTTGCACGACAGCCGGGTCGCCCGTGAGGGAACCGACTGCACGATCGTCGCGTTCGGCGCAATGGTCACCGCCGCGCTTGAGGCCGCCGAGGTCGCGCGTGCCGAGGGCACGAGCATCGAGGTCGTCGACCTCCGCAGCATCTCGCCAGTCGACTACGCGCCGCTACTCGAGTCAGTGCGGAAGACGGGGCGCCTCGTCGTTGCGCAGGAGGCTTCGGGCAACGTCAGCTTGGGCAGCGAACTCGCCGCGCACGTGGCCGAGCACGCGTTCTACTCGCTCCAGGCGCCCGTGCTACGCGTCTCGGGCTACGACGTGCCGTTCCCGCCTGCCAGGCTCGAGGGAATGTTCCTGCCCGACGCAGACCGTATCCTCGAAGCAGTCGACCGCACGATGCACTACTGA
- the purB gene encoding adenylosuccinate lyase, which translates to MTSLPPQPISPLDGRYRKAVEGLGDTLSEAGLNKARVHVEVEWLAYLTTHSLLGGTPMGDAQLAALREWAQNFGQAEIDELAETEKTTQHDVKAVEYLVRARLEAQGLGHLAELTHVCCTSEDINNLSYALTVKQAVADVWRPKFVAVIDELERQAQNYKDLAMMSRTHGQPATPTTLGKELAVFVHRLRRQLRQIDQIEYLGKFSGATGTFAAHLAADPSADWETISREFVEGLGLTWNPLTTQIESHDWQAELYSRMAHANRILHNLATDVWSYISIGYFRQTPVAGATGSSTMPHKVNPIRFENAEANLELSNALLDSLAETLVTSRWQRDLTDSSAQRNIGVAFGHSVLALDNILKGLGQIDAAPEVLAADLDANWEVLGEAIQTVIRAEVTAGRSTISDPYAALKDLTRGRRIGQAELVVFVQGLEIGDEAKQRLLALTPAGYVGSAAQLLSYL; encoded by the coding sequence ATGACCAGCCTGCCCCCGCAGCCCATCAGCCCCCTCGACGGACGCTATCGGAAGGCGGTCGAAGGGCTTGGCGACACCCTCTCCGAGGCCGGGCTGAACAAGGCTCGCGTACACGTCGAGGTCGAATGGCTCGCCTACCTGACCACGCACTCGCTACTCGGTGGGACACCGATGGGCGACGCGCAGCTCGCAGCATTGCGCGAGTGGGCGCAGAACTTCGGCCAGGCCGAGATCGACGAGCTAGCCGAGACCGAGAAGACCACCCAGCACGACGTGAAGGCCGTGGAGTATCTCGTCCGAGCACGTCTCGAGGCGCAGGGACTCGGTCACCTCGCAGAGCTCACCCACGTGTGCTGCACGAGTGAAGACATCAACAACCTCTCGTACGCGCTTACCGTCAAGCAGGCTGTCGCAGACGTGTGGCGCCCGAAGTTCGTCGCAGTCATCGACGAACTCGAGCGCCAGGCTCAGAACTACAAAGACCTCGCGATGATGAGCCGCACGCATGGCCAGCCTGCGACCCCCACCACGCTTGGCAAGGAGCTTGCGGTCTTCGTACACAGGCTCCGCCGCCAGCTGCGCCAGATCGATCAGATCGAGTACCTCGGGAAATTCTCGGGCGCGACGGGCACGTTCGCAGCGCACCTCGCTGCAGACCCGAGTGCTGACTGGGAAACGATCTCCCGCGAGTTCGTCGAGGGGCTTGGCCTGACCTGGAACCCACTCACGACCCAGATCGAGTCACACGACTGGCAGGCCGAGCTCTACTCGCGCATGGCGCACGCCAACCGCATCCTGCACAACCTTGCGACAGACGTGTGGAGCTACATCTCGATCGGCTACTTCCGCCAGACCCCCGTCGCGGGCGCGACGGGCTCCTCGACGATGCCGCACAAGGTCAATCCGATCCGGTTCGAGAACGCCGAGGCCAACCTGGAGCTCTCCAACGCGCTGCTCGACTCGCTCGCAGAGACGCTCGTCACGAGCCGCTGGCAGCGCGACCTCACCGATTCGTCGGCGCAGCGCAACATTGGCGTCGCGTTCGGGCATTCGGTGCTCGCACTCGACAACATCCTCAAGGGGCTCGGACAGATCGACGCGGCCCCCGAGGTACTTGCGGCGGATCTCGACGCGAACTGGGAGGTACTCGGCGAGGCGATTCAGACAGTGATCCGCGCGGAGGTGACCGCAGGCCGCTCCACGATCAGCGACCCGTACGCCGCGCTCAAGGATCTCACACGGGGCCGCCGCATCGGCCAGGCCGAGCTCGTCGTGTTCGTTCAGGGCCTCGAAATCGGAGACGAGGCGAAGCAGCGCCTGCTCGCGCTCACGCCCGCAGGCTACGTCGGCAGCGCGGCACAACTTCTCAGCTACCTCTGA
- a CDS encoding ABC transporter ATP-binding protein yields the protein MTNPSDHTPQEPMNPSRRDRLKPLELLGFSGVLAVFAGLIVLMASRSIVLALIFTAIAFIVSLLFVALLGLGGKPSDEDLEARKDLKKPEGDWH from the coding sequence ATGACTAACCCCTCAGACCACACGCCCCAGGAACCGATGAACCCGTCGCGTCGTGATCGCCTCAAGCCCCTCGAACTACTGGGCTTCTCGGGAGTGCTCGCGGTGTTCGCGGGTCTCATCGTCCTCATGGCGTCGCGCTCCATCGTGCTCGCCCTCATCTTTACAGCCATCGCGTTCATCGTGTCGCTGCTGTTCGTGGCCCTGCTCGGCCTCGGCGGCAAGCCCAGCGACGAAGACCTCGAGGCTCGCAAGGACCTGAAGAAGCCCGAGGGCGACTGGCACTAG
- a CDS encoding phage holin family protein, with the protein MRSIMRVLVSTFALWLTTLIVGGSGPRGFWIEPINDDPYSPIITMLLVALVFGLVNGTLGKVVRIVSIPLYIITLGLFGLIVNGILISVIAWLSGLAGFGLHVDGFWWGVLGAIVMSVLASIMNGLLGTNRKRKR; encoded by the coding sequence ATGCGGTCAATCATGCGAGTACTTGTCAGCACGTTCGCGCTGTGGCTCACGACGCTCATCGTCGGCGGGTCGGGCCCGCGCGGGTTCTGGATCGAGCCGATCAATGACGACCCGTACTCCCCCATCATCACGATGCTCCTCGTCGCGCTCGTGTTCGGCCTCGTGAACGGCACGCTCGGCAAGGTCGTGCGCATCGTGTCGATTCCGCTCTACATCATCACGCTCGGCCTGTTCGGCCTCATCGTGAACGGAATTCTCATCTCGGTCATCGCATGGCTCTCCGGTCTCGCCGGTTTCGGGCTGCACGTCGATGGCTTCTGGTGGGGTGTACTCGGCGCGATCGTGATGTCGGTGCTCGCGAGCATCATGAACGGTCTGCTCGGCACGAATCGCAAGCGCAAGCGCTAA
- the rplI gene encoding 50S ribosomal protein L9 codes for MAKVILTHEVRGLGSAGDVVDVKTGYARNYLVPQGYAVHWTRGGAAQVAQLQAAREARALASVEDAQALKASLEAGKIRLHSKAGVGGRLFGAIKPAAVAAAVSEAGIGEVDKRKISLPSIKSTGEYKATIHLHEGVDAEVTLQVITQR; via the coding sequence ATGGCGAAAGTAATTCTCACGCACGAGGTCCGTGGCCTCGGTTCTGCCGGTGACGTCGTAGACGTCAAGACTGGCTACGCTCGCAACTACCTCGTACCGCAGGGCTACGCAGTGCACTGGACCCGCGGTGGCGCGGCTCAGGTTGCACAGCTGCAGGCTGCTCGCGAGGCACGCGCTCTCGCTTCGGTTGAGGACGCGCAGGCACTCAAGGCGTCGCTCGAGGCTGGCAAGATCCGTCTCCACTCCAAGGCTGGGGTTGGCGGGCGACTCTTCGGCGCAATCAAGCCGGCTGCAGTTGCAGCTGCCGTGTCAGAGGCTGGCATTGGCGAGGTCGACAAGCGCAAGATCTCGCTTCCGTCGATCAAGTCGACCGGCGAGTACAAGGCGACGATCCACCTTCACGAGGGTGTCGACGCAGAGGTGACCCTCCAGGTCATCACGCAGCGCTAA
- a CDS encoding siderophore-interacting protein produces the protein MSQQARFERERTMYRFTAREVTVQAISRPVPAIARVTLAGPDLYDFESTGPGDHAKIFFPHPFTGELVAPVAAGPGEDGIVRPDGQTFGRDFTPLNVRDEAGGRVFDLDFFLHDDPGPASAWAERAAVGDRIVVVGPRGTQSVPTGIASLLCLVDPTALPATVRWINALPEDTEVEVIADVDYDALDWVEEYLREGTGREILVREPLGGLDQALLDSEITDETFVFAAGDANRLIPLRRVIRDELGLPRAQYQISGYWRRGEANFDHHGPIDPSDPESIED, from the coding sequence ATGAGTCAGCAGGCACGCTTTGAACGCGAACGCACGATGTACCGGTTTACCGCACGCGAAGTTACGGTGCAGGCCATCTCGCGGCCAGTACCGGCGATCGCTCGCGTGACGCTCGCCGGGCCCGACCTGTATGACTTCGAGTCGACGGGGCCCGGCGACCACGCGAAGATCTTCTTCCCGCACCCCTTCACGGGAGAACTCGTCGCACCCGTCGCGGCTGGCCCCGGCGAGGACGGTATCGTCCGGCCCGACGGCCAGACGTTCGGCCGCGACTTCACGCCGCTCAACGTTCGGGATGAAGCCGGAGGGCGCGTCTTCGACCTTGACTTCTTCCTGCACGACGACCCCGGACCGGCATCCGCGTGGGCGGAGCGCGCAGCGGTCGGAGACCGCATCGTCGTCGTCGGGCCACGCGGCACCCAGAGCGTTCCGACGGGCATCGCGTCACTGCTCTGCCTCGTTGATCCGACTGCGCTGCCCGCAACCGTACGCTGGATCAACGCGCTGCCCGAGGACACTGAGGTCGAGGTGATCGCCGACGTCGACTACGACGCCCTCGACTGGGTAGAAGAGTACCTCCGCGAGGGAACCGGACGCGAAATCCTCGTGCGCGAGCCGCTCGGTGGCCTCGATCAGGCCCTGCTCGACAGCGAGATCACGGACGAGACCTTCGTGTTCGCCGCCGGTGATGCGAACCGCCTCATCCCGCTCCGGCGCGTGATCCGCGACGAGCTCGGGCTCCCCCGCGCGCAGTACCAGATCAGCGGCTATTGGCGGCGTGGTGAGGCGAACTTCGACCATCACGGGCCGATCGACCCGAGCGATCCGGAGTCGATCGAGGACTAG
- the rpsR gene encoding 30S ribosomal protein S18, which yields MAGKSSGASRKPARGKNAKAAAPAKKQTVGVIDYKDVQTLRKFISERGKIRARRITGVSVQEQRLIAKAVKNAREMALLPYAGSGR from the coding sequence ATGGCAGGCAAGTCAAGCGGTGCAAGCCGCAAGCCGGCTCGCGGCAAGAACGCGAAGGCGGCAGCACCCGCAAAGAAGCAGACCGTTGGCGTCATTGATTACAAGGACGTCCAGACGCTTCGCAAGTTCATTTCAGAGCGTGGAAAGATCCGCGCCCGCCGCATCACCGGCGTATCCGTTCAGGAGCAGCGTTTGATCGCGAAGGCAGTGAAGAATGCCCGCGAGATGGCTCTCCTCCCCTACGCCGGTTCCGGCCGCTAA